GATGAAGATCGAGCGCACGTGGTATGCGGCGGACAAGACCGGCTTTCACATGCTACACGCCCTCTTCCAGACTACGCTCCGCTACCCGCCGATCATCCGCTACGACGAGTTTTTCGTCACGCGCTTACTGGTCGACGACGGTCGCTGTCAGGGAGTGGTGGCGATCGAGCTGGCTACCGGGGAAGTCCGGACGCTGCTGGCCAAGGCCGTCATCATCTGCAGCGGTGGAGGCGGAAAGATTTTCCCGTTCACCACGAACGCCAACATCAAGACCGGTGACGGCATGGCGCTCGCGTATCGCGCGGGCGTTCCGCTCAAGGATATGGAGTTCGTCCAGTATCATCCGACGGGGCTGCCGTTCACGGGCATTCTCATCACGGAGGCTGCCCGTGCCGAAGGCGGTTGGCTGCTCAACAAGGACGGATACCGCTACCTGCAGGACTACGATCTGGGCACGCCCGAGCCCAAGCCTGTGAAGCTCACCATGGAGCTCGGACCACGCGATCGGCTCTCTCAAGCCTTCATGAAGGAGAGCCAGGCCGGGAGGGCCGTCTCGGGTCCCTACGGAGACGTGGTCCATCTCGATATCCGGCACCTGGGCGAGGCGGAAATCGACAAGAAGATCCCGTTCGTCCGCGAGCTCTGTATGAAGTACCAGAAGGTCGACCCGGTGAGCGAGATGATCCCGGTTCGGCCCGTCGTTCACTACATGATGGGCGGGATCGACACGGACATCCTCGGCGCCACGTCTCTCGACGGTCTGTACGCGGCAGGCGAGGTGGCCTGCGTGAACATCAACGGGGCGAATCGTCTCGGGTCCAACTCTCTCACGGAGCTCCTCGTCTTCGGGGCCAGGGCTGGACGGGCCGCTGCCCAATTCGCAGGTGGTCAGCCCGCGCCCGGCTCGGCGCTCATGGCCCAGGCGCGCGATGAGGAGCGCCGGCTGCGAAGGGACTTCCTAGACACTTCGGAGGGCACGGAGCGCGTGGCGCCGTTGAGAAAGGAAATGCAGGACGCGATGGAGGCGGGCGCCGGAATCTACCGGAACGAGAACGGGCTCACTGAATCTGTAGCGAAGGTGAAGAGTGTCGAGGAGAGGTTCCAGCGTATCGGCCTAGACGACCGCAGTCTTACCTTCAACACGGAGCTGGTCTCAGCGCTCGAGCTCTCCAATCTGTTGGATGTCGCGGGCGTTGTCCTGGAGTCGGCTCGGGCCCGCACGGAGTCCCGAGGAGCACACCAACGGACCGACTACCCCGAGCGCGACGACGACGAGTTTCTCGCTCACTCCGTGGCCTACCGGTCGGAGGACGGCACGCCAAGAATCGAGTACAAACCGGTGACCGTCACAAAGTGGCCACCGGGCGAACGAGTTTACGGGAGGCAGGCGTCCGATGCCTGAGACCGTCACTCTAGAAGTGTTCCGTTACCGGCCCGAAGACGAAACGGAGCCCACGTTCGAGAGCTTCGAGGTCCCGTTCCACCCGGAGTGGATGATCCTCGACGCGCTCAACTACATCAAGGACGATCTCGACGGGACTCTGTCCTACCGATGGGCGTGCCGAATGGGTGTGTGCGGGAGCTGCGGCATGATGGCCAACGGGAGTCCCGTGCTGACGTGCGCCACGTACCTGGAGAGCCTGCTCCCCGGTCCCATCCGAATCGAGCCGCTCACGGGCTTTCCCGTGATCCGCGATCTGGTGGGAGACATCACGGACTTCATGGGCAAGCTCAGTGACGTCAAGGCTTGGATCATTCGTGACGAAGAGAAGCCCCTCGAGGAGGGGGAATACCTACAGACGCCGGCGGAGCT
The genomic region above belongs to Gemmatimonadota bacterium and contains:
- the frdA gene encoding fumarate reductase (quinol) flavoprotein subunit, which translates into the protein MDSVTHDVLLVGGGGAGLRAAIAVAETNPGLSVAVVSKVYPMRSHTVSAEGGAAGVVRPEDSLDAHAYDTISGGDWLCDQDAVEVFVQEAPTELVQLEHWGCPWSRQPDGHIATRAFGGMKIERTWYAADKTGFHMLHALFQTTLRYPPIIRYDEFFVTRLLVDDGRCQGVVAIELATGEVRTLLAKAVIICSGGGGKIFPFTTNANIKTGDGMALAYRAGVPLKDMEFVQYHPTGLPFTGILITEAARAEGGWLLNKDGYRYLQDYDLGTPEPKPVKLTMELGPRDRLSQAFMKESQAGRAVSGPYGDVVHLDIRHLGEAEIDKKIPFVRELCMKYQKVDPVSEMIPVRPVVHYMMGGIDTDILGATSLDGLYAAGEVACVNINGANRLGSNSLTELLVFGARAGRAAAQFAGGQPAPGSALMAQARDEERRLRRDFLDTSEGTERVAPLRKEMQDAMEAGAGIYRNENGLTESVAKVKSVEERFQRIGLDDRSLTFNTELVSALELSNLLDVAGVVLESARARTESRGAHQRTDYPERDDDEFLAHSVAYRSEDGTPRIEYKPVTVTKWPPGERVYGRQASDA
- a CDS encoding succinate dehydrogenase/fumarate reductase iron-sulfur subunit; this encodes MPETVTLEVFRYRPEDETEPTFESFEVPFHPEWMILDALNYIKDDLDGTLSYRWACRMGVCGSCGMMANGSPVLTCATYLESLLPGPIRIEPLTGFPVIRDLVGDITDFMGKLSDVKAWIIRDEEKPLEEGEYLQTPAELAEYEQYSMCINCMLCYAACPVYRIEPDFIGPAAIAIAQRYNMDSRDEGAQERMDVLSQHDGIWACTLVGECSEVCPKDVDPAGAIQRYKVSATMDFFKSLLMPVGSG